From Canis lupus baileyi chromosome 16, mCanLup2.hap1, whole genome shotgun sequence, a single genomic window includes:
- the TMEM98 gene encoding transmembrane protein 98 isoform X2, translated as MIPKGGGNGVDVGRRGPFLRVILQTRPIVDLIGAMETQSEPSELELDDVVITNPHIEAILENEDWIEDASGLMSHCIAILKICHTLTEKLVAMTMGSGAKMKTSASVGDIIVVAKRISPRVDDVVRSMYPPLDPKLLDARTTALLLSVSHLALVTRNACHLAGGLDWIDQSLSAAEEHLEVLREAALASETDKGLPGPEGFLQEQSAI; from the exons ATGATTCCAA aaggaggagggaatggaGTTGATGTGGGCAGACGAGGGCCTTTCCTGAGAGTGATTCTCCAGACGAG GCCCATTGTGGACCTCATTGGTGCCATGGAGACCCAGTCGGAGCCATCCGAGTTAGAACTGGACGATGTGGTCATCACCAATCCCCACATCGAAGCCATTCTAGAGAATGAAGACTGGATTGAAGATGCCTC AGGTCTCATGTCCCACTGCATTGCCATCTTGAAG ATATGTCACACTCTGACAGAAAAACTTGTTGCCATGACAATGGGCTCCGGGGCCAAGATGAAGACTTCAGCCAGTGTCGGTGACATCATCGTGGTGGCCAAGCGGATCAGCCCGAG AGTGGATGATGTGGTGAGATCGATGTACCCTCCGTTGGATCCCAAGCTCCTGGATGCCCg GACAACTGCTCTGTTGTTGTCGGTCAGCCATCTCGCGCTGGTGACTCGGAATGCCTGCCACCTGGCCGGGGGCCTGGACTGGATCGACCAGTCGCTGTCAGCTGCCGAGGAGCACTTGGAAGTCCTTCGAGAAGCAGCCCTGGCTTCTGAGACAGATAAAGGCCTCCCGGGCCCTGAAGGTTTCCTGCAGGAGCAGTCGGCCATTTAG
- the TMEM98 gene encoding transmembrane protein 98 isoform X1 yields METVVIVAIGVLATIFLASFAALVVVCRQRYCRPRDLLQRYDSKPIVDLIGAMETQSEPSELELDDVVITNPHIEAILENEDWIEDASGLMSHCIAILKICHTLTEKLVAMTMGSGAKMKTSASVGDIIVVAKRISPRVDDVVRSMYPPLDPKLLDARTTALLLSVSHLALVTRNACHLAGGLDWIDQSLSAAEEHLEVLREAALASETDKGLPGPEGFLQEQSAI; encoded by the exons ATGGAGACTGTGGTGATTGTCGCCATAGGTGTGCTGGCCACCATCTTCCTGGCCTCGTTTGCAGCCTTGGTGGTGGTTTGCAGGCAGCGCTACTGCCGGCCTCGAGACCTGTTGCAGCGCTATGATTCCAA GCCCATTGTGGACCTCATTGGTGCCATGGAGACCCAGTCGGAGCCATCCGAGTTAGAACTGGACGATGTGGTCATCACCAATCCCCACATCGAAGCCATTCTAGAGAATGAAGACTGGATTGAAGATGCCTC AGGTCTCATGTCCCACTGCATTGCCATCTTGAAG ATATGTCACACTCTGACAGAAAAACTTGTTGCCATGACAATGGGCTCCGGGGCCAAGATGAAGACTTCAGCCAGTGTCGGTGACATCATCGTGGTGGCCAAGCGGATCAGCCCGAG AGTGGATGATGTGGTGAGATCGATGTACCCTCCGTTGGATCCCAAGCTCCTGGATGCCCg GACAACTGCTCTGTTGTTGTCGGTCAGCCATCTCGCGCTGGTGACTCGGAATGCCTGCCACCTGGCCGGGGGCCTGGACTGGATCGACCAGTCGCTGTCAGCTGCCGAGGAGCACTTGGAAGTCCTTCGAGAAGCAGCCCTGGCTTCTGAGACAGATAAAGGCCTCCCGGGCCCTGAAGGTTTCCTGCAGGAGCAGTCGGCCATTTAG